From a single Myxocyprinus asiaticus isolate MX2 ecotype Aquarium Trade chromosome 33, UBuf_Myxa_2, whole genome shotgun sequence genomic region:
- the LOC127423781 gene encoding uncharacterized protein LOC127423781 isoform X1, producing the protein MRSLFSVFLLALCSVIELSDARYNNYDPSTTPAADTWKSNDTSTQIPYWSWMRPYYQITTPYWQNQAKIPNLSRRRPYYQTPNPYWYWRRPYTQTPTQNPYWSWMRPYYQTPSPYWRNQAKIPNLSRRRPYYQTPTQDTYWSWRRPHTQTHRPAAQDPYWSWRRPYTQTPTQNPYWSWMRPYYQTPSQTPNWFWERPNTLAPTQNPYWSRRRPYYQTPIVSKPKIRVYQQVENTENVMVMCKIETDWLFKLSFLQLSVKGDSNFILKNPTWITQNMCVFNVTVSPPVSFTCVHKFGNYGEDQFSETYMYSQPVLDCHKEGISSSYIGFSSFIVVGLIIMTATVIVATMRSNAKGSSLPVNNDYIDV; encoded by the exons ATGAGAagtcttttttctgtctttttactGGCCCTTTGCTCAGTTATAG AGCTGTCCGATGCACGGTACAACAATTATGACCCTTCAACGACAC CTGCAGCTGATACGTGGAAAAGTAATGACACTTCAA cTCAAATCCCCTACTGGTCCTGGATGAGGCCGTATTATCAGATAACTA CACCATATTGGCAAAACCAAG CTAAAATCCCAAACTTGTCCAGGAGGAGGCCATATTACCAGACACCAA ACCCCTACTGGTACTGGAGGAGGCCGTATACCCAGACACCAA CTCAAAACCCTTACTGGTCCTGGATGAGGCCATATTACCAAACACCTT CACCATATTGGCGAAACCAAG CTAAAATCCCAAACTTGTCCAGGAGGAGGCCATATTACCAGACACCAA CTCAAGACACCTACTGGTCCTGGAGGAGGCCACATACCCAGACACATAGACCTGCAG CTCAAGACCCCTATTGGTCCTGGAGGAGGCCGTATACCCAGACACCAA CTCAAAACCCTTACTGGTCCTGGATGAGGCCATATTACCAAACACCTT CTCAAACCCCCAACTGGTTCTGGGAGAGGCCAAATACTCTGGCACCAA CTCAAAACCCATACTGGTCCAGGAGGAGGCCATATTACCAGACACCAA TTGTTTCAAAGCCCAAAATTAGAGTGTACCAGCAGGTGGAAAACACAGAGAATGTGATGGTGATGTGCAAGATTGAAACGGACTGGCTGTTCAAACTGAGTTTTTTACAGCTGTCAGTGAAGGGTGACAGTAATTTTATTCTGAAGAACCCAACATGGATTACccaaaatatgtgtgtgtttaatgtcACGGTGAGTCCACCTGTGTCATTCACCTGTGTGCACAAGTTTGGCAACTATGGCGAGGACCAGTTTAGTGAGACCTACATGTACAGTCAGCCTG TCTTGGATTGTCACAAGGAAGGAATATCTTCATCCTACATTGGCTTTTCCTCCTTCATTGTTGTTGGTCTCATTATAATGACTGCTACAGTCATAGTGGCCACCATGAGGAGCAATGCTAAAG GGTCCTCATTGCCAGTCAACAATGACTACATAGATGTATGA
- the LOC127423781 gene encoding uncharacterized protein LOC127423781 isoform X5, with translation MRSLFSVFLLALCSVIELSDARYNNYDPSTTPAADTWKSNDTSTQIPYWSWMRPYYQITTPYWQNQAKIPNLSRRRPYYQTPTPYWRNQAKIPNLSRRRPYYQTPTQDTYWSWRRPHTQTHRPAAQDPYWSWRRPYTQTPTQNPYWSWMRPYYQTPSQTPNWFWERPNTLAPTQNPYWSRRRPYYQTPIVSKPKIRVYQQVENTENVMVMCKIETDWLFKLSFLQLSVKGDSNFILKNPTWITQNMCVFNVTVSPPVSFTCVHKFGNYGEDQFSETYMYSQPVLDCHKEGISSSYIGFSSFIVVGLIIMTATVIVATMRSNAKGSSLPVNNDYIDV, from the exons ATGAGAagtcttttttctgtctttttactGGCCCTTTGCTCAGTTATAG AGCTGTCCGATGCACGGTACAACAATTATGACCCTTCAACGACAC CTGCAGCTGATACGTGGAAAAGTAATGACACTTCAA cTCAAATCCCCTACTGGTCCTGGATGAGGCCGTATTATCAGATAACTA CACCATATTGGCAAAACCAAG CTAAAATCCCAAACTTGTCCAGGAGGAGGCCATATTACCAGACACCAA CACCATATTGGCGAAACCAAG CTAAAATCCCAAACTTGTCCAGGAGGAGGCCATATTACCAGACACCAA CTCAAGACACCTACTGGTCCTGGAGGAGGCCACATACCCAGACACATAGACCTGCAG CTCAAGACCCCTATTGGTCCTGGAGGAGGCCGTATACCCAGACACCAA CTCAAAACCCTTACTGGTCCTGGATGAGGCCATATTACCAAACACCTT CTCAAACCCCCAACTGGTTCTGGGAGAGGCCAAATACTCTGGCACCAA CTCAAAACCCATACTGGTCCAGGAGGAGGCCATATTACCAGACACCAA TTGTTTCAAAGCCCAAAATTAGAGTGTACCAGCAGGTGGAAAACACAGAGAATGTGATGGTGATGTGCAAGATTGAAACGGACTGGCTGTTCAAACTGAGTTTTTTACAGCTGTCAGTGAAGGGTGACAGTAATTTTATTCTGAAGAACCCAACATGGATTACccaaaatatgtgtgtgtttaatgtcACGGTGAGTCCACCTGTGTCATTCACCTGTGTGCACAAGTTTGGCAACTATGGCGAGGACCAGTTTAGTGAGACCTACATGTACAGTCAGCCTG TCTTGGATTGTCACAAGGAAGGAATATCTTCATCCTACATTGGCTTTTCCTCCTTCATTGTTGTTGGTCTCATTATAATGACTGCTACAGTCATAGTGGCCACCATGAGGAGCAATGCTAAAG GGTCCTCATTGCCAGTCAACAATGACTACATAGATGTATGA
- the LOC127423781 gene encoding uncharacterized protein LOC127423781 isoform X3, whose translation MRSLFSVFLLALCSVIELSDARYNNYDPSTTPAADTWKSNDTSTQIPYWSWMRPYYQITTPYWQNQAKIPNLSRRRPYYQTPTQNPYWSWMRPYYQTPSPYWRNQAKIPNLSRRRPYYQTPTQDTYWSWRRPHTQTHRPAAQDPYWSWRRPYTQTPTQNPYWSWMRPYYQTPSQTPNWFWERPNTLAPTQNPYWSRRRPYYQTPIVSKPKIRVYQQVENTENVMVMCKIETDWLFKLSFLQLSVKGDSNFILKNPTWITQNMCVFNVTVSPPVSFTCVHKFGNYGEDQFSETYMYSQPVLDCHKEGISSSYIGFSSFIVVGLIIMTATVIVATMRSNAKGSSLPVNNDYIDV comes from the exons ATGAGAagtcttttttctgtctttttactGGCCCTTTGCTCAGTTATAG AGCTGTCCGATGCACGGTACAACAATTATGACCCTTCAACGACAC CTGCAGCTGATACGTGGAAAAGTAATGACACTTCAA cTCAAATCCCCTACTGGTCCTGGATGAGGCCGTATTATCAGATAACTA CACCATATTGGCAAAACCAAG CTAAAATCCCAAACTTGTCCAGGAGGAGGCCATATTACCAGACACCAA CTCAAAACCCTTACTGGTCCTGGATGAGGCCATATTACCAAACACCTT CACCATATTGGCGAAACCAAG CTAAAATCCCAAACTTGTCCAGGAGGAGGCCATATTACCAGACACCAA CTCAAGACACCTACTGGTCCTGGAGGAGGCCACATACCCAGACACATAGACCTGCAG CTCAAGACCCCTATTGGTCCTGGAGGAGGCCGTATACCCAGACACCAA CTCAAAACCCTTACTGGTCCTGGATGAGGCCATATTACCAAACACCTT CTCAAACCCCCAACTGGTTCTGGGAGAGGCCAAATACTCTGGCACCAA CTCAAAACCCATACTGGTCCAGGAGGAGGCCATATTACCAGACACCAA TTGTTTCAAAGCCCAAAATTAGAGTGTACCAGCAGGTGGAAAACACAGAGAATGTGATGGTGATGTGCAAGATTGAAACGGACTGGCTGTTCAAACTGAGTTTTTTACAGCTGTCAGTGAAGGGTGACAGTAATTTTATTCTGAAGAACCCAACATGGATTACccaaaatatgtgtgtgtttaatgtcACGGTGAGTCCACCTGTGTCATTCACCTGTGTGCACAAGTTTGGCAACTATGGCGAGGACCAGTTTAGTGAGACCTACATGTACAGTCAGCCTG TCTTGGATTGTCACAAGGAAGGAATATCTTCATCCTACATTGGCTTTTCCTCCTTCATTGTTGTTGGTCTCATTATAATGACTGCTACAGTCATAGTGGCCACCATGAGGAGCAATGCTAAAG GGTCCTCATTGCCAGTCAACAATGACTACATAGATGTATGA
- the LOC127423781 gene encoding uncharacterized protein LOC127423781 isoform X4, with the protein MRSLFSVFLLALCSVIELSDARYNNYDPSTTPAADTWKSNDTSTQIPYWSWMRPYYQITTPYWQNQAKIPNLSRRRPYYQTPNPYWYWRRPYTQTPTQNPYWSWMRPYYQTPSPYWRNQAKIPNLSRRRPYYQTPTQDTYWSWRRPHTQTHRPAAQDPYWSWRRPYTQTPTQTPNWFWERPNTLAPTQNPYWSRRRPYYQTPIVSKPKIRVYQQVENTENVMVMCKIETDWLFKLSFLQLSVKGDSNFILKNPTWITQNMCVFNVTVSPPVSFTCVHKFGNYGEDQFSETYMYSQPVLDCHKEGISSSYIGFSSFIVVGLIIMTATVIVATMRSNAKGSSLPVNNDYIDV; encoded by the exons ATGAGAagtcttttttctgtctttttactGGCCCTTTGCTCAGTTATAG AGCTGTCCGATGCACGGTACAACAATTATGACCCTTCAACGACAC CTGCAGCTGATACGTGGAAAAGTAATGACACTTCAA cTCAAATCCCCTACTGGTCCTGGATGAGGCCGTATTATCAGATAACTA CACCATATTGGCAAAACCAAG CTAAAATCCCAAACTTGTCCAGGAGGAGGCCATATTACCAGACACCAA ACCCCTACTGGTACTGGAGGAGGCCGTATACCCAGACACCAA CTCAAAACCCTTACTGGTCCTGGATGAGGCCATATTACCAAACACCTT CACCATATTGGCGAAACCAAG CTAAAATCCCAAACTTGTCCAGGAGGAGGCCATATTACCAGACACCAA CTCAAGACACCTACTGGTCCTGGAGGAGGCCACATACCCAGACACATAGACCTGCAG CTCAAGACCCCTATTGGTCCTGGAGGAGGCCGTATACCCAGACACCAA CTCAAACCCCCAACTGGTTCTGGGAGAGGCCAAATACTCTGGCACCAA CTCAAAACCCATACTGGTCCAGGAGGAGGCCATATTACCAGACACCAA TTGTTTCAAAGCCCAAAATTAGAGTGTACCAGCAGGTGGAAAACACAGAGAATGTGATGGTGATGTGCAAGATTGAAACGGACTGGCTGTTCAAACTGAGTTTTTTACAGCTGTCAGTGAAGGGTGACAGTAATTTTATTCTGAAGAACCCAACATGGATTACccaaaatatgtgtgtgtttaatgtcACGGTGAGTCCACCTGTGTCATTCACCTGTGTGCACAAGTTTGGCAACTATGGCGAGGACCAGTTTAGTGAGACCTACATGTACAGTCAGCCTG TCTTGGATTGTCACAAGGAAGGAATATCTTCATCCTACATTGGCTTTTCCTCCTTCATTGTTGTTGGTCTCATTATAATGACTGCTACAGTCATAGTGGCCACCATGAGGAGCAATGCTAAAG GGTCCTCATTGCCAGTCAACAATGACTACATAGATGTATGA
- the LOC127423781 gene encoding uncharacterized protein LOC127423781 isoform X2, translating into MRSLFSVFLLALCSVIELSDARYNNYDPSTTPDTWKSNDTSTQIPYWSWMRPYYQITTPYWQNQAKIPNLSRRRPYYQTPNPYWYWRRPYTQTPTQNPYWSWMRPYYQTPSPYWRNQAKIPNLSRRRPYYQTPTQDTYWSWRRPHTQTHRPAAQDPYWSWRRPYTQTPTQNPYWSWMRPYYQTPSQTPNWFWERPNTLAPTQNPYWSRRRPYYQTPIVSKPKIRVYQQVENTENVMVMCKIETDWLFKLSFLQLSVKGDSNFILKNPTWITQNMCVFNVTVSPPVSFTCVHKFGNYGEDQFSETYMYSQPVLDCHKEGISSSYIGFSSFIVVGLIIMTATVIVATMRSNAKGSSLPVNNDYIDV; encoded by the exons ATGAGAagtcttttttctgtctttttactGGCCCTTTGCTCAGTTATAG AGCTGTCCGATGCACGGTACAACAATTATGACCCTTCAACGACAC CTGATACGTGGAAAAGTAATGACACTTCAA cTCAAATCCCCTACTGGTCCTGGATGAGGCCGTATTATCAGATAACTA CACCATATTGGCAAAACCAAG CTAAAATCCCAAACTTGTCCAGGAGGAGGCCATATTACCAGACACCAA ACCCCTACTGGTACTGGAGGAGGCCGTATACCCAGACACCAA CTCAAAACCCTTACTGGTCCTGGATGAGGCCATATTACCAAACACCTT CACCATATTGGCGAAACCAAG CTAAAATCCCAAACTTGTCCAGGAGGAGGCCATATTACCAGACACCAA CTCAAGACACCTACTGGTCCTGGAGGAGGCCACATACCCAGACACATAGACCTGCAG CTCAAGACCCCTATTGGTCCTGGAGGAGGCCGTATACCCAGACACCAA CTCAAAACCCTTACTGGTCCTGGATGAGGCCATATTACCAAACACCTT CTCAAACCCCCAACTGGTTCTGGGAGAGGCCAAATACTCTGGCACCAA CTCAAAACCCATACTGGTCCAGGAGGAGGCCATATTACCAGACACCAA TTGTTTCAAAGCCCAAAATTAGAGTGTACCAGCAGGTGGAAAACACAGAGAATGTGATGGTGATGTGCAAGATTGAAACGGACTGGCTGTTCAAACTGAGTTTTTTACAGCTGTCAGTGAAGGGTGACAGTAATTTTATTCTGAAGAACCCAACATGGATTACccaaaatatgtgtgtgtttaatgtcACGGTGAGTCCACCTGTGTCATTCACCTGTGTGCACAAGTTTGGCAACTATGGCGAGGACCAGTTTAGTGAGACCTACATGTACAGTCAGCCTG TCTTGGATTGTCACAAGGAAGGAATATCTTCATCCTACATTGGCTTTTCCTCCTTCATTGTTGTTGGTCTCATTATAATGACTGCTACAGTCATAGTGGCCACCATGAGGAGCAATGCTAAAG GGTCCTCATTGCCAGTCAACAATGACTACATAGATGTATGA
- the LOC127423781 gene encoding uncharacterized protein LOC127423781 isoform X7: protein MRSLFSVFLLALCSVIELSDARYNNYDPSTTPAADTWKSNDTSTQIPYWSWMRPYYQITTPYWQNQAKIPNLSRRRPYYQTPTQDTYWSWRRPHTQTHRPAAQDPYWSWRRPYTQTPTQNPYWSWMRPYYQTPSQTPNWFWERPNTLAPTQNPYWSRRRPYYQTPIVSKPKIRVYQQVENTENVMVMCKIETDWLFKLSFLQLSVKGDSNFILKNPTWITQNMCVFNVTVSPPVSFTCVHKFGNYGEDQFSETYMYSQPVLDCHKEGISSSYIGFSSFIVVGLIIMTATVIVATMRSNAKGSSLPVNNDYIDV from the exons ATGAGAagtcttttttctgtctttttactGGCCCTTTGCTCAGTTATAG AGCTGTCCGATGCACGGTACAACAATTATGACCCTTCAACGACAC CTGCAGCTGATACGTGGAAAAGTAATGACACTTCAA cTCAAATCCCCTACTGGTCCTGGATGAGGCCGTATTATCAGATAACTA CACCATATTGGCAAAACCAAG CTAAAATCCCAAACTTGTCCAGGAGGAGGCCATATTACCAGACACCAA CTCAAGACACCTACTGGTCCTGGAGGAGGCCACATACCCAGACACATAGACCTGCAG CTCAAGACCCCTATTGGTCCTGGAGGAGGCCGTATACCCAGACACCAA CTCAAAACCCTTACTGGTCCTGGATGAGGCCATATTACCAAACACCTT CTCAAACCCCCAACTGGTTCTGGGAGAGGCCAAATACTCTGGCACCAA CTCAAAACCCATACTGGTCCAGGAGGAGGCCATATTACCAGACACCAA TTGTTTCAAAGCCCAAAATTAGAGTGTACCAGCAGGTGGAAAACACAGAGAATGTGATGGTGATGTGCAAGATTGAAACGGACTGGCTGTTCAAACTGAGTTTTTTACAGCTGTCAGTGAAGGGTGACAGTAATTTTATTCTGAAGAACCCAACATGGATTACccaaaatatgtgtgtgtttaatgtcACGGTGAGTCCACCTGTGTCATTCACCTGTGTGCACAAGTTTGGCAACTATGGCGAGGACCAGTTTAGTGAGACCTACATGTACAGTCAGCCTG TCTTGGATTGTCACAAGGAAGGAATATCTTCATCCTACATTGGCTTTTCCTCCTTCATTGTTGTTGGTCTCATTATAATGACTGCTACAGTCATAGTGGCCACCATGAGGAGCAATGCTAAAG GGTCCTCATTGCCAGTCAACAATGACTACATAGATGTATGA
- the LOC127423781 gene encoding uncharacterized protein LOC127423781 isoform X8, with amino-acid sequence MRSLFSVFLLALCSVIELSDARYNNYDPSTTPAADTWKSNDTSTQIPYWSWMRPYYQITTPYWQNQAKIPNLSRRRPYYQTPTQDTYWSWRRPHTQTHRPAAQDPYWSWRRPYTQTPTQTPNWFWERPNTLAPTQNPYWSRRRPYYQTPIVSKPKIRVYQQVENTENVMVMCKIETDWLFKLSFLQLSVKGDSNFILKNPTWITQNMCVFNVTVSPPVSFTCVHKFGNYGEDQFSETYMYSQPVLDCHKEGISSSYIGFSSFIVVGLIIMTATVIVATMRSNAKGSSLPVNNDYIDV; translated from the exons ATGAGAagtcttttttctgtctttttactGGCCCTTTGCTCAGTTATAG AGCTGTCCGATGCACGGTACAACAATTATGACCCTTCAACGACAC CTGCAGCTGATACGTGGAAAAGTAATGACACTTCAA cTCAAATCCCCTACTGGTCCTGGATGAGGCCGTATTATCAGATAACTA CACCATATTGGCAAAACCAAG CTAAAATCCCAAACTTGTCCAGGAGGAGGCCATATTACCAGACACCAA CTCAAGACACCTACTGGTCCTGGAGGAGGCCACATACCCAGACACATAGACCTGCAG CTCAAGACCCCTATTGGTCCTGGAGGAGGCCGTATACCCAGACACCAA CTCAAACCCCCAACTGGTTCTGGGAGAGGCCAAATACTCTGGCACCAA CTCAAAACCCATACTGGTCCAGGAGGAGGCCATATTACCAGACACCAA TTGTTTCAAAGCCCAAAATTAGAGTGTACCAGCAGGTGGAAAACACAGAGAATGTGATGGTGATGTGCAAGATTGAAACGGACTGGCTGTTCAAACTGAGTTTTTTACAGCTGTCAGTGAAGGGTGACAGTAATTTTATTCTGAAGAACCCAACATGGATTACccaaaatatgtgtgtgtttaatgtcACGGTGAGTCCACCTGTGTCATTCACCTGTGTGCACAAGTTTGGCAACTATGGCGAGGACCAGTTTAGTGAGACCTACATGTACAGTCAGCCTG TCTTGGATTGTCACAAGGAAGGAATATCTTCATCCTACATTGGCTTTTCCTCCTTCATTGTTGTTGGTCTCATTATAATGACTGCTACAGTCATAGTGGCCACCATGAGGAGCAATGCTAAAG GGTCCTCATTGCCAGTCAACAATGACTACATAGATGTATGA